Proteins encoded in a region of the Flavobacterium sp. PMTSA4 genome:
- a CDS encoding sulfite exporter TauE/SafE family protein: MLFTAFIFGLISSLHCIGMCGPIAMMLPVDHKNPTRKALQILTYHFGRITTYALLGLAFGLLGRGLYLAGLQQQISIAVGVLMIVIAIIPERTFAQYNFSKPIYKVITTLKTSLGKQFKKKTLDAMFSIGFLNGLLPCGLVYAALFGAIAMQNVGYSMFYMMLYGLGTIPLMSTVVYASNFISIPWRNQLQKVIPVVMVGLGVLFILRGMGLGIPYISPNEVTLFVQATPQCH; the protein is encoded by the coding sequence ATGCTTTTCACCGCTTTCATCTTTGGTCTTATAAGTAGTTTGCACTGCATCGGCATGTGCGGACCAATAGCCATGATGTTGCCTGTTGACCATAAAAACCCAACCCGAAAAGCACTGCAAATTCTAACCTATCATTTCGGAAGAATCACTACCTATGCTTTGCTCGGTTTGGCTTTCGGATTATTAGGCAGAGGTTTGTATCTCGCCGGTTTGCAACAGCAAATATCCATTGCAGTTGGAGTGTTGATGATAGTAATAGCCATCATTCCCGAAAGAACCTTTGCACAATACAATTTTTCAAAACCAATCTACAAGGTAATCACTACACTAAAAACAAGTTTAGGAAAACAATTCAAAAAGAAAACTCTTGATGCCATGTTTTCAATAGGTTTCCTCAACGGACTTTTACCTTGCGGATTGGTTTATGCAGCATTATTTGGTGCCATCGCCATGCAAAACGTTGGCTATAGTATGTTCTACATGATGCTCTACGGACTAGGAACCATTCCATTAATGAGTACAGTAGTCTACGCCAGTAATTTCATCTCCATTCCTTGGCGCAACCAGTTGCAAAAAGTAATACCAGTAGTCATGGTAGGATTAGGCGTTCTGTTCATCCTCCGAGGCATGGGATTAGGAATACCCTATATATCGCCCAATGAGGTAACACTATTTGTCCAAGCTACACCTCAATGTCATTAA
- a CDS encoding tyrosine-type recombinase/integrase: MECVNFFILRGKWHLPDTEAYRVLFGLPSITSTRPNAEGQQAIEKFRQYLRSKRYSENTISTYCDALKSFLVFYNTKRIAELTNEDIIVYNNQYILKNRLSASYQNQIVNAIKLFFSIIRNTKIDVDIIHRPKRAKVLPNVLSKEEVKAILEAHSNVKHKMMLSMIYSCGLRCGELLALKPLHIDSKRNIVLLQNSKGKKDRIAPLSPKILEMLREYYKLYKPTTYLFEGQTAGNPYDSRSLQMVLKQALQKARITKPVTLHWLRHSYATHLLESGTDLRYIQELLGHNSSKTTEIYTHVSTKSIQQIKSPFDDL, translated from the coding sequence ATAGAATGCGTCAATTTTTTTATCCTACGGGGTAAATGGCATCTTCCCGACACGGAAGCCTATCGGGTACTGTTTGGATTACCATCTATAACTTCAACACGGCCCAATGCTGAAGGACAACAAGCTATTGAAAAATTTAGGCAGTATTTGCGCAGTAAACGGTATAGCGAGAATACTATTAGTACCTATTGTGATGCTCTGAAATCGTTTTTAGTGTTTTATAATACTAAGCGCATTGCTGAACTCACTAATGAGGATATTATTGTATATAATAATCAGTATATATTGAAAAATAGATTATCGGCTTCTTATCAAAATCAGATTGTGAACGCTATTAAATTGTTTTTTTCTATTATAAGAAACACTAAAATTGATGTTGATATAATTCATCGGCCAAAACGCGCCAAAGTATTACCTAATGTTTTGAGTAAAGAGGAGGTTAAAGCAATATTGGAAGCGCATAGTAATGTTAAACATAAAATGATGTTGAGCATGATTTATAGTTGTGGTTTGCGGTGTGGTGAATTGTTGGCTTTGAAACCTTTGCATATTGACTCAAAACGGAATATTGTATTACTTCAAAACTCGAAGGGTAAAAAAGATAGGATTGCACCACTTAGTCCAAAAATATTAGAAATGCTTAGAGAATATTATAAATTATACAAACCTACTACCTACTTATTTGAAGGACAAACAGCAGGTAATCCGTATGATTCTAGAAGTTTACAAATGGTTTTAAAACAAGCTTTGCAAAAGGCTCGTATTACAAAACCTGTAACGCTACATTGGCTACGGCATAGTTATGCTACGCATTTATTGGAAAGTGGTACCGATTTAAGATACATACAAGAACTCTTGGGACATAACAGCAGTAAGACTACTGAAATCTATACGCACGTAAGTACGAAAAGTATTCAACAAATTAAAAGTCCTTTTGATGATTTGTAA
- a CDS encoding nuclear transport factor 2 family protein, producing the protein MKLNIKPNCANAPKKELVKQLTIAFASYDIPKAMNFMDSNISWTLVGEAPIIGKAQFAEALEKMSDNKAKTLTIESILTHGKEAAVHGEMLMEDGTVFGFSDFYEFNSSKSEMVKTIVSYVVLKEKKTD; encoded by the coding sequence ATGAAACTGAATATTAAACCCAACTGTGCTAATGCTCCAAAAAAAGAACTGGTTAAACAACTCACCATTGCTTTTGCTTCGTATGATATCCCTAAAGCCATGAACTTTATGGATAGTAATATTTCATGGACTTTGGTTGGCGAAGCGCCTATTATAGGCAAAGCACAATTTGCGGAAGCATTAGAAAAAATGAGTGATAACAAAGCTAAAACCTTAACAATAGAAAGTATCCTTACTCACGGAAAAGAAGCCGCTGTTCATGGTGAAATGCTGATGGAAGATGGAACTGTTTTTGGGTTTTCGGATTTTTATGAGTTTAACAGTTCTAAAAGTGAAATGGTTAAAACGATAGTTTCCTATGTGGTTTTGAAAGAGAAAAAGACTGATTAA
- a CDS encoding FixH family protein, producing the protein MKINWGKGIVIAFVLFMSFILFFVFKVQTNHKYDNELVVDKYYQKELLVNNDIQKEQNAQNLNEGVSLTTDGNSIIIDFPASFDFSKINGKVSLYRPSSQKLDFEMPVSLSSPRLLIPKSKLADGRWDIAIDWNYQGTNYLNKETLFL; encoded by the coding sequence ATGAAAATCAATTGGGGAAAAGGAATAGTCATCGCTTTTGTGTTGTTCATGAGTTTTATATTATTCTTCGTGTTCAAGGTGCAAACCAATCATAAGTATGATAACGAGTTGGTAGTAGACAAATACTATCAAAAAGAATTGTTGGTCAACAACGATATTCAGAAAGAACAAAACGCACAAAATCTAAACGAAGGCGTATCGTTAACCACAGACGGAAATTCAATAATCATTGATTTTCCTGCTTCGTTTGATTTTTCAAAAATAAATGGAAAAGTGTCCTTATACCGACCATCGAGCCAGAAACTTGATTTCGAAATGCCTGTTTCGTTGTCTAGTCCACGTTTGCTCATACCTAAAAGTAAGCTGGCTGATGGTCGATGGGACATTGCTATCGATTGGAACTATCAAGGAACAAACTATCTCAATAAAGAAACGCTGTTTCTTTAG
- a CDS encoding carboxypeptidase-like regulatory domain-containing protein, with the protein MDARQEDVLSMQIVTVDLLEHTDTAILDRMPQIVTVTAALRAKVETLRNFKNGQMLNRSGNRMTKEEIRVEMTQKGFETAAAVCAYAIAESNEVLEMEVTYVYSDLERMRDTDVADTCQSIHEIAFPLLTELADYGVTAESLGKLKDAIIEFNTAMPKPRQGIVTRKTITEQIALLFEECSELLFRIDKLVTMVRFSEPTFYSDYFGSRRIVDTGSRKLSLRGVVTDELGQPIDKVIVAIEASSLISTKTTAKGNYQFKGVEGGFWPVVFKRDGYTSEKVFLAITPGLRVDFNITLKAASEQERSA; encoded by the coding sequence ATGGATGCAAGGCAAGAGGACGTATTGTCCATGCAAATTGTGACAGTTGACTTATTAGAGCATACTGACACGGCGATTCTTGACAGAATGCCACAAATAGTGACCGTTACTGCGGCACTGAGAGCAAAAGTGGAAACACTTAGAAATTTTAAGAACGGACAGATGTTGAACCGTTCGGGGAACCGGATGACCAAAGAGGAAATCAGAGTTGAGATGACTCAAAAGGGTTTTGAAACGGCTGCGGCTGTGTGTGCGTATGCCATTGCGGAGAGCAATGAGGTGCTGGAAATGGAGGTTACTTATGTGTACTCGGATTTAGAGCGTATGCGTGACACGGATGTTGCGGATACTTGCCAGAGTATTCATGAAATTGCCTTTCCGTTATTGACTGAACTGGCTGATTATGGTGTTACTGCGGAGTCGCTTGGGAAGTTGAAGGATGCTATTATTGAGTTTAATACTGCTATGCCGAAGCCGAGACAAGGGATTGTTACGAGAAAAACTATTACTGAGCAGATTGCTTTGTTGTTTGAAGAGTGTTCGGAATTGTTGTTTAGAATTGACAAGCTGGTGACGATGGTGCGCTTTAGTGAGCCGACTTTTTATAGTGACTATTTTGGCAGCAGAAGGATTGTTGATACTGGTAGTAGAAAGCTTTCGCTGCGTGGTGTTGTTACTGATGAGCTGGGACAACCGATAGACAAAGTGATTGTTGCCATCGAGGCATCGAGCTTGATTTCGACTAAAACGACGGCGAAAGGTAATTATCAGTTTAAAGGTGTTGAAGGCGGTTTTTGGCCAGTAGTGTTTAAGCGTGATGGTTATACTTCGGAGAAGGTGTTTCTGGCGATTACTCCTGGTTTGAGGGTTGATTTTAATATTACTCTGAAAGCTGCTAGTGAGCAAGAGCGAAGTGCTTAG
- the ccoG gene encoding cytochrome c oxidase accessory protein CcoG has translation MEFHNPDESFRDSIATIDEKGKRAFIFPKKPSGPFYDKRKLLSYFLLAFLLSAPFIKINGNQFLLFNVLERRFNIFSFPFWPQDFHLFVISMIIGVVGLALFTVAFGRIFCGWFCPQTIFMEMVFRRIEYWIDGDRAQQMRLAKQAWDAEKIRKRVTKWIVFFIISFIIANVFLAYLIGSDEVLEFIKEGPAQNTSTLIALLIFTAVFYFIYAWFREQVCIIACPYGRMQGVLLDNKTINVAYDHVRGEGESGRAKFNKNEDRAALGKGDCIDCKVCVHVCPTGIDIRNGVQLECVNCTACIDECDSIMEKVGFPKGLIRYASEDEIVKKEKFKLTTRMKGYIAVLAILIGVFIGMLFLRNDVEATILHMPGQLFQHEGTKITNIYNYTIVNKTTTDFDNVTFKLVAPKGEIKLVGNPFTKVKKQDITKGTFFVKIEEAELNGEKIDLKIEVYNNNKKIETANTLFVGPRNFN, from the coding sequence ATGGAATTCCATAACCCTGATGAAAGTTTTAGAGACAGCATTGCTACCATTGATGAAAAAGGAAAGCGTGCGTTTATCTTTCCTAAAAAACCATCAGGACCATTTTACGACAAAAGAAAACTACTGAGTTATTTCTTGTTAGCCTTTCTTTTATCAGCGCCATTCATCAAAATTAATGGCAATCAGTTCTTATTATTTAATGTTTTAGAAAGACGATTCAATATTTTCAGCTTTCCGTTTTGGCCACAGGATTTTCATCTTTTCGTTATCTCGATGATAATTGGTGTAGTAGGTTTGGCTTTGTTTACGGTAGCTTTTGGACGAATATTTTGTGGATGGTTTTGTCCGCAAACTATCTTTATGGAAATGGTTTTCCGCCGAATTGAATATTGGATTGATGGCGACCGTGCGCAACAAATGCGATTGGCAAAACAAGCTTGGGATGCTGAAAAGATTAGAAAAAGAGTAACCAAATGGATTGTCTTTTTCATCATTTCGTTCATCATAGCCAATGTATTTTTGGCCTATTTAATTGGTAGCGATGAGGTTCTCGAATTCATCAAAGAAGGACCAGCCCAAAACACAAGTACGCTCATTGCTCTGTTGATTTTCACAGCTGTGTTCTATTTTATTTATGCTTGGTTTCGCGAGCAAGTGTGCATCATTGCTTGTCCTTACGGCAGAATGCAAGGGGTTTTGTTAGACAATAAAACCATCAATGTAGCCTACGACCATGTGCGTGGAGAAGGCGAATCGGGTAGAGCAAAGTTCAATAAAAACGAAGACCGTGCAGCACTCGGAAAAGGCGATTGCATCGATTGTAAAGTTTGCGTACACGTTTGTCCAACGGGAATAGACATCCGAAACGGAGTCCAGTTAGAATGTGTCAATTGCACCGCTTGTATTGATGAATGCGATTCCATTATGGAGAAAGTAGGTTTCCCAAAAGGATTAATTCGCTATGCTAGTGAGGACGAAATCGTCAAAAAAGAGAAGTTCAAGTTAACCACTCGCATGAAAGGTTACATTGCCGTTCTTGCCATTCTGATTGGAGTATTCATAGGGATGTTGTTTTTAAGAAACGATGTTGAAGCCACTATTTTACACATGCCAGGACAATTGTTTCAACACGAAGGAACCAAGATTACCAACATCTATAATTATACAATAGTCAATAAAACAACAACCGATTTTGATAACGTTACTTTCAAATTAGTTGCTCCAAAAGGCGAAATAAAACTAGTGGGAAATCCGTTTACTAAAGTAAAAAAGCAAGACATTACAAAAGGTACATTCTTCGTAAAGATTGAAGAAGCCGAGCTTAACGGAGAAAAGATAGATTTAAAAATAGAAGTGTACAATAATAACAAAAAGATAGAAACCGCAAACACCTTGTTTGTTGGACCTAGAAATTTTAATTAG
- a CDS encoding VOC family protein gives MKKVTGIGGVFFKCRDTKSLNIWYQTHLGIDAGPYGASFEWCDKENPEKEGSTQWSPFPETTKYFEPSTKEFMINYRVENLEALVAELKKEGVTILDEIATYDYGKFVHIMDLEGNKIELWEPA, from the coding sequence ATGAAAAAAGTAACAGGAATTGGTGGTGTTTTCTTTAAGTGTAGAGACACCAAGAGTTTAAATATATGGTATCAAACCCATCTTGGGATTGATGCTGGACCTTATGGTGCAAGCTTTGAATGGTGCGACAAAGAAAATCCTGAGAAAGAAGGCAGTACACAATGGAGTCCGTTTCCGGAAACGACCAAGTATTTTGAACCGTCAACCAAAGAGTTCATGATTAACTATCGTGTGGAAAATCTGGAAGCGCTTGTTGCTGAATTGAAGAAAGAAGGTGTAACTATCCTGGATGAAATTGCTACCTATGATTATGGTAAGTTTGTTCACATTATGGACCTTGAAGGGAATAAAATAGAGCTTTGGGAACCGGCTTAG
- a CDS encoding chloride channel protein — translation MKLKRRRKLVTYLNILDQPVRFNPFVFSRTFLLWAILGLIGGIIAGIYWIGLEFLTHQLAFFNGWQVIPVMAICGLLAGLVIHFIGDPGEIHLIVNNIRFNKGKLDPKNNPSMVLSSLLCVASGGSLGPEAPLVQVTGSTGTWLGKLLRLKGEELRSLSIAGMASGFTALFGAPLGGSLFSLEILHHKHAVEYYKAIIPAFVASCFSYLMFALIIHLGLGPIWDLSAYEYSGIFDFGYAVLFAVVGATFGWAFIFCTKFFKSLFEKKPIPIYIKTLIGGILLGVIAFYFPITRYFGHHEINELLSGNFPLTLLFAILIFKIIAISITVTSGWRGGFIIPLFFVGATLGLIIHQLFPTINLTLAIVSCMAAINACVTRTPMSTTILLATLTGFGHFIPILFASLTGYFLAPRIPFISSQMEKE, via the coding sequence GTGAAATTAAAACGAAGAAGAAAATTAGTAACATATTTAAATATTTTAGACCAACCTGTCCGATTTAACCCGTTCGTTTTCAGTCGGACTTTTTTATTATGGGCTATACTTGGATTAATTGGAGGAATAATTGCAGGTATTTATTGGATTGGACTTGAGTTTCTGACTCATCAATTAGCTTTTTTTAATGGTTGGCAAGTAATTCCTGTAATGGCAATTTGCGGACTTTTAGCAGGCTTGGTAATTCACTTCATTGGAGACCCAGGAGAAATACATTTAATCGTAAACAACATTCGATTCAACAAAGGAAAACTTGACCCTAAAAACAATCCGTCAATGGTTCTCTCTTCATTATTATGTGTTGCGTCAGGAGGAAGCCTTGGACCCGAAGCACCATTAGTTCAAGTGACAGGCTCAACAGGAACTTGGTTGGGTAAATTGTTAAGACTTAAAGGAGAAGAATTACGGTCATTAAGTATCGCAGGAATGGCTTCAGGATTCACAGCATTATTTGGTGCTCCTTTAGGTGGTAGTCTTTTTTCATTAGAAATACTTCACCATAAACACGCAGTTGAATATTACAAAGCCATTATTCCTGCATTTGTTGCAAGTTGTTTTAGTTACTTGATGTTTGCATTAATCATTCATTTGGGACTTGGCCCAATATGGGACTTATCAGCTTATGAATATTCAGGGATTTTTGATTTTGGTTATGCAGTTCTATTTGCAGTAGTTGGAGCTACTTTTGGGTGGGCTTTTATTTTTTGCACCAAATTTTTTAAATCATTATTTGAGAAAAAACCAATTCCAATTTATATCAAAACGCTAATTGGAGGAATTTTACTTGGAGTAATTGCATTCTACTTTCCAATAACGAGATACTTTGGACATCACGAAATTAACGAACTGCTTTCAGGGAATTTCCCATTGACTTTATTGTTTGCTATTTTGATTTTCAAGATTATAGCCATTTCAATAACAGTTACATCAGGTTGGAGAGGTGGATTTATCATTCCTCTGTTTTTTGTGGGAGCAACCTTAGGACTAATTATTCATCAACTATTCCCAACAATAAATCTGACATTAGCAATAGTGAGTTGTATGGCAGCAATTAACGCTTGCGTAACTCGGACACCGATGAGTACAACCATTTTACTTGCAACATTGACAGGGTTTGGACATTTTATCCCAATCTTATTCGCAAGTTTAACAGGCTATTTTTTAGCACCAAGAATACCTTTTATAAGTTCACAAATGGAAAAAGAATGA
- a CDS encoding uracil-DNA glycosylase family protein produces the protein MTHKFENHEISKQTKILILGTFHPDISNEADFFYGRSRNYLWRILPLVINNQDLKQSPLENKFEFMKKFNIDFVDVIKKINVPIGQENNYKDTFIDSLVIEWKDIIVEIQNLESLEAVYFTRKTFIGIPNIENEISKIRNHCVKKCIRFCLLETPSRYSNQRKIEGWRNTIIEKTTCL, from the coding sequence ATGACACATAAATTTGAAAATCACGAAATAAGTAAGCAAACTAAAATATTAATTTTGGGTACTTTTCATCCTGATATATCTAACGAAGCAGATTTTTTTTATGGTAGAAGTAGAAATTACTTATGGCGAATTTTACCATTAGTAATAAATAATCAAGACCTTAAACAATCACCACTCGAAAACAAATTTGAATTTATGAAAAAATTTAATATTGATTTCGTTGATGTGATTAAAAAAATTAATGTTCCAATCGGTCAAGAAAATAATTATAAAGATACATTTATAGATTCTTTAGTTATTGAATGGAAAGATATAATTGTAGAAATTCAAAATTTAGAGAGTTTAGAAGCCGTTTATTTTACACGTAAAACTTTTATTGGGATACCTAATATAGAAAATGAAATTTCTAAAATTAGAAACCATTGTGTGAAGAAATGTATAAGATTCTGTTTGTTAGAAACACCTTCTAGATATTCTAATCAAAGAAAAATAGAAGGTTGGAGAAATACAATAATTGAAAAAACAACCTGCTTATAA
- a CDS encoding GIY-YIG nuclease family protein — translation MYYYVYVLLSEKDNQFYTGYTSDLKRRLDEHQLGKVHSTKYRLPLKLIYFEGCLHQQDATRREKYLKSGNGKIYLRNRMRQFFYPTG, via the coding sequence ATGTATTATTATGTTTATGTATTATTAAGCGAAAAGGATAATCAGTTTTATACTGGTTATACTTCTGATTTAAAAAGAAGATTAGATGAACATCAATTGGGTAAAGTTCATTCAACCAAATATAGATTGCCTTTAAAACTAATTTATTTTGAAGGATGTTTACATCAACAAGATGCTACACGGAGAGAAAAGTATTTAAAATCGGGTAATGGTAAAATATATCTAAGAAATAGAATGCGTCAATTTTTTTATCCTACGGGGTAA
- a CDS encoding cbb3-type cytochrome c oxidase N-terminal domain-containing protein has protein sequence MKKLFPSYVRVPLIFALVFMALEYFIDSGDKPAFIEYPMVSVFLLVFLFLLVAIEIVVSAVDRVTYSMLTDEQRKQLDEAQQISFMESKFMKNLLHKLSRSKSIEQEADIMLDHDYDGIKELDNVLPPWWVNLFYATIIFGAIYLFRFHVMNEYTQDQEYQKEVELANLEIEKHKMNSPKEEITLEQVTLLTDDASLAKGKEIFNNTCAACHKADGGGVVGPNLTDEYWINGGGIKNVFKLIAEGSKNNPSMVGWAKIIGTNEVQNVASYVLSLQGTKPAGGKAPEGEKWVEPVAETPAATDTTATTK, from the coding sequence ATGAAAAAATTATTTCCATCATACGTTAGAGTACCCTTAATTTTTGCCTTAGTATTCATGGCATTAGAGTACTTCATAGATTCAGGTGATAAGCCTGCTTTTATCGAATATCCAATGGTATCGGTTTTTTTACTGGTTTTTCTTTTTCTATTAGTAGCTATAGAAATCGTTGTAAGTGCCGTTGACAGAGTTACTTACAGCATGCTAACAGACGAGCAACGCAAACAATTGGATGAAGCGCAACAAATATCATTTATGGAAAGTAAGTTTATGAAAAATTTACTTCATAAACTAAGTCGTTCCAAAAGCATTGAGCAAGAAGCCGATATTATGTTAGACCATGATTATGATGGCATAAAAGAGTTAGACAATGTATTGCCGCCTTGGTGGGTTAATCTGTTCTATGCTACTATCATTTTTGGTGCAATCTATTTATTCCGTTTTCATGTAATGAATGAATATACCCAAGACCAGGAATACCAAAAAGAAGTAGAGTTGGCCAATTTAGAAATTGAAAAACATAAAATGAACAGCCCAAAAGAAGAAATCACCTTAGAGCAAGTTACCTTGCTTACAGACGATGCTAGTTTGGCAAAAGGAAAAGAAATTTTCAATAATACGTGTGCTGCTTGTCACAAAGCCGATGGTGGAGGTGTAGTTGGTCCTAACTTAACCGATGAATATTGGATTAACGGTGGCGGAATCAAAAATGTATTCAAGCTAATTGCCGAAGGAAGTAAAAACAATCCATCAATGGTAGGTTGGGCAAAAATCATCGGAACCAATGAAGTACAAAATGTAGCCAGCTATGTGCTGTCACTTCAAGGAACCAAACCAGCTGGAGGTAAAGCACCTGAAGGTGAAAAATGGGTAGAACCTGTAGCAGAAACTCCTGCAGCAACCGACACTACAGCTACAACAAAATAA
- a CDS encoding YdcH family protein — translation MEKHDLQHEFPEYQDKIHELKMENNHFKKLFEDYDVLAHEIYRINTDVEPVTDEYSHTLKTKMLHLKDEIFSILAEN, via the coding sequence ATGGAAAAACACGATTTACAACACGAATTCCCAGAGTATCAAGATAAAATTCACGAACTCAAAATGGAGAACAATCACTTCAAAAAACTATTTGAAGACTACGATGTGTTGGCACACGAAATCTACCGAATCAACACCGATGTAGAACCCGTAACCGATGAGTACAGCCACACACTAAAAACTAAAATGCTTCACCTGAAAGACGAAATCTTCTCTATTTTAGCTGAGAATTAA
- a CDS encoding serine hydrolase domain-containing protein, whose protein sequence is MKHLFFISVLCFLNMQIVAQTIDNSWIEKTIDTIFKPLHRDESPGVAVTVLQNGKIIIKKNYGLANLEHSIPFTHQSPVRLTYSMGREFMSAGIAIMEAEGLLRFDDKVRSYLPKLPEWSKNVTIQDLLNHSSGFDDEWSLLLLMHADMRNRVDKEQMLTLLYNQPKPQVQPGEGYMYCNTDYALLRMIAEMASKQNLAVYLKNKLFAPLGMSATFMNDDIEAVIPGFAESYYGNRPFRKARFYKTSPGGNYRIVTTANDLEKWALAAADSSSVLAKAFERLYQDARSIPVMAPEQHYTFGHEWRKRDTLSYVFHGGVDDGFYMVRIPSQGIAVIALGNSSNSIAGLLQLTDSLLPPKPAPSAERPMFPETAVVLPNSELKKYAGRYFEHNVKGYNSHVSRIAYYDIKAEGDSLQFYYQPGASFPLTAFGNGHFKDMEEDVPIIFSGLNPDSTMQFKVWLPNGEVKVYRQHENNLKINKPQLQQFVGKYYSPHLDYYFRVVLDEKDQLIVKRPTLSDVKLEPYGENSFLLQADTGGYFVYTVITFTRNKKGQVDGFDVRYSRLMHHRFDKVN, encoded by the coding sequence ATGAAGCATCTATTTTTCATATCGGTTCTTTGCTTCTTAAACATGCAAATTGTCGCTCAAACAATTGACAATTCTTGGATAGAAAAAACTATAGACACCATATTTAAGCCATTGCACCGAGATGAATCTCCTGGAGTAGCTGTTACAGTATTGCAAAATGGAAAAATAATTATAAAGAAAAATTACGGCTTAGCGAATCTTGAACATTCGATACCATTTACTCACCAATCACCCGTTCGATTGACTTATTCTATGGGTAGGGAATTTATGAGTGCCGGTATCGCTATAATGGAAGCCGAAGGCCTCCTGCGCTTTGATGACAAGGTAAGAAGCTATCTGCCTAAATTACCGGAATGGAGCAAGAACGTAACCATTCAGGATTTACTCAATCACAGTAGCGGCTTTGATGATGAATGGTCGCTGCTACTGCTCATGCATGCCGACATGAGAAACCGGGTAGATAAGGAACAAATGCTCACATTGCTGTACAACCAACCCAAGCCACAGGTGCAGCCGGGCGAAGGTTATATGTACTGCAATACAGATTATGCCCTACTGCGAATGATTGCGGAAATGGCTTCCAAACAAAATCTTGCAGTTTACCTGAAAAATAAATTATTTGCCCCATTGGGTATGTCAGCCACGTTTATGAATGATGATATAGAGGCCGTAATACCTGGCTTTGCAGAAAGTTATTATGGAAACAGGCCCTTTCGTAAAGCAAGGTTTTACAAAACTTCACCCGGTGGCAATTACCGCATTGTAACAACTGCTAATGACCTCGAAAAATGGGCTTTGGCAGCAGCAGACTCCTCTTCTGTACTGGCAAAAGCCTTTGAAAGACTTTACCAGGATGCAAGATCAATTCCTGTGATGGCGCCGGAACAGCACTATACCTTTGGCCATGAATGGAGAAAAAGAGACACCCTCTCCTATGTCTTTCACGGCGGTGTAGATGATGGTTTTTATATGGTTCGGATACCATCCCAGGGAATTGCAGTAATTGCTCTGGGCAACAGTAGCAACAGTATTGCCGGGTTGTTGCAATTAACGGATAGCTTGCTGCCACCTAAACCTGCTCCTTCAGCTGAGAGGCCAATGTTTCCCGAAACTGCCGTGGTGCTGCCTAACAGTGAATTGAAAAAATACGCAGGCAGGTATTTTGAACACAACGTAAAGGGCTACAACAGCCATGTGAGTAGGATCGCTTATTACGATATTAAGGCAGAAGGCGATAGTCTGCAGTTCTATTACCAACCCGGTGCTTCCTTTCCCCTGACGGCATTTGGCAATGGCCATTTTAAAGATATGGAGGAGGATGTTCCTATCATTTTTTCCGGACTCAACCCAGATAGTACTATGCAATTCAAGGTATGGTTGCCCAATGGTGAGGTCAAGGTTTACCGACAACATGAAAATAATCTGAAAATAAACAAGCCACAGCTTCAGCAATTTGTTGGAAAATATTACAGCCCACACCTCGATTATTACTTCCGTGTTGTACTCGATGAAAAAGATCAACTCATCGTTAAAAGACCCACACTATCAGACGTAAAGTTAGAGCCTTACGGAGAGAACAGCTTTTTATTACAGGCAGATACGGGCGGATATTTTGTATATACGGTAATAACTTTCACCCGAAACAAAAAGGGACAGGTAGATGGTTTTGATGTAAGATATTCAAGACTTATGCATCACAGGTTTGATAAAGTAAACTAG